The following nucleotide sequence is from Trifolium pratense cultivar HEN17-A07 linkage group LG2, ARS_RC_1.1, whole genome shotgun sequence.
TATAAAATAGCTTACAGTGGAGGAACTGAACTCTAACATTGAAGGCTTGAGGCTGCAAAATAACTACCATAGTAATTATAATTACTTTTGTGCTAAGCTTTGTTCATATTTATGGAATTTTGGAATATAAGAAACCAAAGTTATCATCAATATAGCTAGTGTGAATTACAATCACAAACTCTAGAGATAACttctttttattatgtttctttaTTTACCCtccatttttttcatatttacaATATTGCCATTCTTCCATCATCTCtgactttttgttttattttgggtCTTGTCTATTTTTGGCTTTTTTGAGTTTGTTAAGATTATTAAGctcaatataaaaaatctcaTATTGTACCGTGACGAAAATTGACTCTAGTAAGTAGTAACGGGttagaaatcttctagatgtaCCTTGGTCTAtgttaacaaaataaaacaggTCAAACATGAAAAAGTTCGGTTGGATGGAAAAACTCATCTTGTATGTTCCATAGGTTTTTCGATAGAAACCACTTATGATGGtgcaaattttgttaaaaaatatgatataatgaCCAGAAATGTAAAATTAGGAGAACCAAATCCGCaatatggtgaaaaaaaataaggaaaatgttaacttgtgcccttaaggcacattttaatgagataaatgtggaaatatGCTATTGAAAATCGTATAATCAActcttttaacatttaatattttgtatcattaaatgctaaatttctatatttagatatcttatcatgtgcccttagggcacatgttaacatgaccctttaaaaaatatcaatttgatcccttatgTTTCCACTATTTACATTAGTTAGTCATTTCTGTTAGTTTTGTCACTGACAACGTTTGAAGTATACACGCGTCGGTGTGTCCAAGTGTccacgtgtctgtccacatatgcaaactgtttgccacatgtgacaaaactgACTGAAAGGACTAACTAATGCAAATAGTagaaacgtaagagaccaaaatgAAATCTAAAATTAACGTAAGAGACTAAATGTATAGTTAAACCTAATTTTAATCCTTTtatagggtcatgttaacatgtgccctaagggcacatgataagatatctaaatatagaaatttagcatttaatgatacaaaatattaaatgttaaaagagTTGATTACACGataagggatcaaattgatattttttagtTGATTACACGATAATGATACAAAATACTAACAGAAATGACTAACTAATGTAAATGGTGGAAACATAAAGgatcaaattgatattttttaaatataaaaagattaaattaaaatctaaaataaacataagagatcAAATGTATAACGTATAGTTAAGCCTTAAAATCATAtgaaaatttaacaaaaacattGTCATGCcgtttcaaaaaacaaaaacattgtCTGTCATAACCTCTCTAACAAATAAGTTCTAATATGTCATAACTCATAATTAATCACTCTGTTAAAGAAACAGATTAATTTCCGAGATCCTCTCTTTGCCTTCctttatcatcatcattctcAATGTCAACATTTTCTGTGTTCTTCATACACAATTAATTCCATATACCCCAAAACCCagctttcatattttttttcatctctATATTAACCTTCATCTTGCaccatttttttattcaataattGTTATAAATTGAAGCTGCAAGGTTTCAAGAatcaattataaaaacttgagtaagttttatatattttccttcatatattatttgttgattgtataataacaaaattctatattttctaattatttttttgtcatgaaGATAAAATGTGGTATGATAATGATGCAAATAATCTCTTCTTGTTGTATAATGATTGATGTAATATGTATTTATATCTTTTATGCCAAAAAAGTTGCATGCgttgaaatattaaaaagtttcattttgttcacaaaaaaaaattgatacaaaaCCTTGTTGATTCTATATTTTATCTAAATTGCATGCTACATTAAATTTTGTTATAATTGTGAGATTTTAATgtactatttatatttattttttgtagagCTTCAAAATTAATGGCTTCATTTAGTGATGAGAATATAAAAGGAAGTGGCAAGAAATTGAAAGTTCATTTTGATCTTCCTGAGGATGAAGATTATCATAAAGAAAAGAATTCAAGTTCTTCAATTTCATCACATTCTTCACTAGATTCAAATGATCATAACATAGAAAATTTTGAAGAATCTAATAATGTTGGTTATGGTTCACCTGTTTGGAGTTTTCAAAGTGGAATAGTGACACAATCTCCTCCACCTCAGTTGATGAGCCCTAGCCCTAATTCTGGATATGATCCAAATAGAATACCTTCTTCTGCTTTTGCTCCTAAACCTACAAGTCCTATGGATTGGAGTGTTCAATCAAATGAATCATTGTTTAGTTTACATTTGGGGAATTATAGTTTCTCAAGGGAACAATTTTTCGCATACAAATATTCCGGTGAACTGCCAAAGAATAATGATAGTGTCGGGGTGTCTACGACAATGCCACGTATTCAAGAGATAAAACATAGTAACGATGACAATATAGTTGAAATTGAGAGACATTCTGGGTCGTCAGACTCCTCTCATGACTCAACAAATAcatcaaataaaacaaagaatttAACTTTGGAGAATGACCGTATAAAATCGTCAAATGAAAATGTTGAGAAAACTACATTGGACAAAACTCAAGATGATCATAGTAAAGCGGCGGCGGTTCTTAACGAAGAACCTACGAATTATGCGGCCACTGTCTCGTACCGTTCGGTCGAAAGCGATATGAGCAGCAATCACTCATTTCAATTTCCTATGTAAGACTCTCATTTTATCttgcttatatatattttagctAATTGAATTTTTAATACACAaccaaaaatgtattttttttttaagtaattgaATTAATtcaatcaaatatatttttcttcttaattttctttcaGATTGACACCTGAAGGATTAAGAACTAGTTCAGAAACAATTGAGTCAGAAAAGCATGAAAATTATGAAAAGCagcatcatcaacaacaacaaatgcAGCAATCAGATAAACCAACGAAGTCTCCTAGTCCAAAATCTGAAATAACACCGAAACATAGTTCTAGAAGTTggtgttgttgttcttgtttctCTTGTTCACCATGTTTCTAATAAAATGTCTTCAAATAGTgttgttgaaaatgaaattCTTAGATGACTATGCTTCTCAGTTAGAATGTCCACCTAATCAAATATTTGGGTTCGACTCGATCTCCAACTATCAGAGATTCTTCGCATTCACTCAATTGAGATATCGGTGGTCGTTCTATTAAGATCGAACAGTCTAGATTCAAGTTCGGTATTTTCaattatgaaattaaaattaaaatatgaaggaaaaaaattaaccgCCAGATCTTGATATCAAAACAACCATCGTTGTCCCGAGTGCTTAAATGTGGTATCGATGTCCCGATTGCTTCGGTGATTGTGTGAGCTATATTACCCGAATTTTTAGAGGCCACATGCAAATTTTAACCATGGtctcttataataaaaaataaatacaattttaaaaaaaaaatcatcatcaattttaaattgcaaataaaatagaaaataattattcttataagcaacaaaaaaaaagattcatATTCtatcaataacaataaaatacatTCAAATTGGGCCtgaccgtaaaaaaaaagtgttatttttttattatcatttgAGCTTGGCAATTGGGCTGCagtaatataataaattttttttattatcatttgAACTTGGCGCACTAGGGCACCTGCACCCCCCTCAGGGCTGCCCCGTTAAAGTGAcaattttttaatctttttatcttttcgaatgttttaaatgttaaatttaagCTTCTCTCTTATTTACTAGAGATAGACAATAATAGGAGTAAGTATGATATTATGACTACCagtaaaataaaactaatataTTACGGATCAGTGAGTTAACTGAGCTTAGGGTTTTGTCTTAAATTGACTAAGTGTgtcaaataacaaaaatataaccaaGTAATTTGCTCAAGTGTTAATGAGAATAATGGAGAATACAAGTTCGATTTttggtgaaaataatttttagctAAACTTTATTTATCTTACGAccgaattatttatgaattacTAGGATCATTCTCTTCGAATTAGAAATTGTTTTATTCGATCAAGTATctaattttttatcaagtagtctagtggttaaaatttcattttttaaggtAAATAACTGGAAGTACCGAAGATTGAACTTCAATCCCTATATATTATTCACTTCGTCCCAAAACTTTGGTCATTTTACTTTTGTCCAAAAACTTTAATTCTTTTAAGAAACTAAAGTACAATCAAtccttataaaaataaaaatatccatTATATagatttttctctttcttaataaaataagagtaacaatgacttaacttatcaatattttttttaatacaacttattaatatttattatttcttaatttatgtgCAAAACTttaaaaggataaaaaaattagaacaaaTGTAGTGTTTATATTATAATTAGGGTccgctaacatgtgccctaaggacaCATTTTAAGGTTCAATTAATGAGCTAGTATCCTACTtaatgtgtttcaaaaatagtaataatcaagtttattaattaaaagatatgatccacaatatttattaattatttaaatctaTTACAAAGGCAAATTGTGATACCTACATACCATCATCATGATAACACGCGCCCGATATTATATGCATCCTtaataatctattttttttggaaCGATTGTTAGTGTTATTTTGGGTTTTGAATTGCTaatatattttggaattttataaggaaaatgttaacatgtgcactaaaggcacatgttaaggaagcaaaagtagaaataatatattgaaatttgtgcatttaactttttaaatattaaatttttttctaatattaaatgcaattttctatatttagaatcTTAACCTGTGTCAttgatgcacatgttaacatgacccaaatagtaataatcaagtttattaattaaaagatatagtccacaatatttattaaataagtaAATTGATTACACACATATaagcagtttttttttgtcaatttttttttttaaagttgaaagcaaaaaattaaattataagtattataaaatgggtcttgttaacgtgtgcccttagggcacatgttaagatataccaaaatagaaattcaacatttaatgatacaagaaatttaatgctttaacagcccgtttggtgcgcaggatagcatagtgacatgataggatataaaacaggataaggatatgataggataacaacaggataacagttatactcagttatcatatcctatgtttggtgcacacaggataacaaacatgataactattatattttgtttttaatacatattttctcataataatatgataagatatataacatatttaattgacaaaattactcttgtaaaacaattattattttttaaaaattattttgttatactttgaattttataaataaaaaatataaataagtaatcaaataactttatataatttaaaataaaaatcatgagaaaataatcaagtttaattttttatatgaatcatgatcaaataaataactcaataatatatacatgttagataagccaaataaatatatgatatatctcatacgtaaataataaaactactatcgcaaaagaattatatttaattttttataaaatttaagttaatatccctatttgtcaattttttaataatcattttactttaaaatattgtaattttagtaaaattttgattttttagaatatataaattacaaaattatccctatgagaaaatcacatatatatttaaaaattaattattttattatttatatattattaattttattttatgtattttaaaatatattttataaaataaatcagtaatttttttttcttcttatcctatcctgctggtaacccagctcaaattcaggataagaattataactagagagacaggatatgataagcttcaggattaacttatcatatcctgctgtatcaccaaacactggattgcggcaggatctgtctcttatcctgtgcaccaaacgggccctaaaagttaaaatgcacaaattaacatttaataatttctatttttgcttccttaacatatGTCTTAagagcacaagttaacattctcctaattattataacatttgagaagcagttttttttttataacaattatccttctatatgaagaaaaaaaattgttatccAAATGGAGTAGTAATTTAGTCAAACAAAGTCAAAGAAACAGTACtagtacaatatttttttacaccAAAAGAAACAGTacaaattaacaacaaaaaaacaaaagaaaagaaaaacgcGTTTTGTTTGGGAAACAACAGAGTTTGCGTTGAGTCGTGTTTGTCTCTTCTTTCTCTgtactttctttctttcctcttGGCAAATTCCAATTAGGGttttcagaagaaaaaaaaccctTTTTTCTCTCTCACTTCAATTCAAGTGTGAAGAATTAGGGTTTTCTTCAATTgattcttctttcttcttcttctatgaGAGATGTTTTCTTCTATCAAATTTATTTCCTTTACTCAATTCAACTTCatcatctttttcttctccATTTTTCTCTTCTTAGCTTCTCAATACGACGCCGTTTCACTCTATTCCGATAAATTAACACTTCTCCGTCTCAAAAACTCACTCTCCGACCCCACCGGAGTTCTCTCTTCATGGAGCCCTTCCTCCGGCCACTGTTCCTGGTATGGTGTTCACTGTGATTCAAGCTCCCGTGTCGTTGCTCTCAACATCACCGGTGCCGGAGATGGTAACCGGAGTTCACACCCATGTTCTGATTTTGGTATGTTTCCGCTTTATGGATTTGGAATTAGGAGAAGCTGTTTGGGTTTTAAGGGTTCTTTGTTTGGAAAGTTTCCATCTTTGATCAGTGAGTTAACTGAGCTTAGGGTTTTGTCTTTACCTTTCAATGGGTTGGTGGGTTCAATTCCTCAAGAGATTTGGAGTATGGAGAAACTTGAAGTTCTTGATTTAGAAGGTAATTTCATTAGTGGTTATTTGCCTTTTCATTTTCAAGGTTTGAGAAAATTAAGGGTTTTGAATTTGGGGTTTAATAAGATTGTTGGAGTTGTACCTAGTGTTTTATCTTCTCTTGAGAATTTAGAGGTTTTGAATTTAGCTTCAAATGATTTGAATGGTTCTGTTCCTGGTTTTGTTGGGAAGTTTAGAGGGGTGTATTTGTCTTTTAATCAATTTAGTGGAGTTATTCCTGAGGAGATTGGTGAGAATTGTGGGAAGCTTGAGCATTTGGATTTGTCTGGTAACTCTTTGGTTGAAGAGATTCCGAAGAGTTTGGGGAATTGTATTGGGTTGAGGACACTTTTGTTGTATTCAAATTTGTTGGAAGAGGGTATTCCTGCTGAATTTGGGAACCTTAAGAGTCTTGAGGTGTTGGATGTTTCGAGGAATACACTTAGTGGTTCTATTCCTCACGAGCTTGGAAATTGTAAAGAGCTTTCTGTTGTTGTGCTTTCTAACCTTTTCGATCCGGTTGGGGATGTTGGGTTTGTTACTTTGAATGATGAGTTGAATTATTTTGAAGGTTCAATGCCCGAGGAAGTTGTTTCCCTTCCTAAGCTTACGATTTTGTGGGCTCCCATGGTGAATTTGGAAGGAAGTTTTCCTAGGAGTTGGGGTGCTTGTGGTAATTTGGAGATGGTTAATTTGGCTCAGAATTTCTTCACCGGAGAGTTTCCAAACCAGCTTGGTTTCTGCAAGAAGCTGCATTTTCTTGATCTAAGCTCAAACAATCTTACTGGGCAGCTTTCTGAGGAACTTCATGTTCCATGTATGACTGTGTTTGATGTTAGTGTGAACAAGTTATCTGGTTCAGTTCCAGATTTCTCCAACAATGGTTGTTCTCCCTTTCCTTTATGGAATGGGAACCAGTTTAACACCGATGATGTTATGACTCCTTATGCATCATATTTCTCATCAAAAGTTCGTGAGAGAacacttttcacatcattaggGGGAGTTGGCCTTTCAGTCTTTCACAGCTTTGAGCAAAACAACTTCACTGGCATTCAGTCACTGCCAATAGCACGTGAGAGGATGGAGGAAAAGAGTGGTTACACACTTCTTGTCGGAGAGAACAAGCTCACGGGACCGTTTCCTACATATTTGTTTCAGAAATGTGATGGATTAGATGCATTGCTTTTGAATGTGAGTTATAATATGCTATCTGGTGAGATTCCTTCAAATATTAGTAGAATCTGCAGATCACTGAAATTTTTGGATGCATCTGGAAATCAAATTTCAGGACCAATTCCCTCTACTTTAGGGGATTCGGTTTCTCTTGTTTCCCTGAATCTCAGTAGCAACCGGTTACAAGGTCAGATTCCCACCCGCCTCGGACAGATGAATCATCTGAAGTTTCTTTCTTTGGCCGATAATCACTTGAGCGGTTCAATTCCTACCGGCCTAGGAAATTTGTACTCTTTACAAGTCTTGGACCTTTCTGCAAACTCTCTTACTGGTGAGATTCCAAATTTTATTGAGAACATGAGAAATCTGACTGATGTTTTGCTAAATAACAACAACCTTTCTGGACACATTCCTGCTGGTTTGGCAAATGTCACGACACTCTCTGTATTCAACGTGTCTTTCAATAACTTATCTGGATACTTGCCGTCAAATAGTAGCCTGATCAAATGCAGCAGTGC
It contains:
- the LOC123910052 gene encoding uncharacterized protein LOC123910052 gives rise to the protein MASFSDENIKGSGKKLKVHFDLPEDEDYHKEKNSSSSISSHSSLDSNDHNIENFEESNNVGYGSPVWSFQSGIVTQSPPPQLMSPSPNSGYDPNRIPSSAFAPKPTSPMDWSVQSNESLFSLHLGNYSFSREQFFAYKYSGELPKNNDSVGVSTTMPRIQEIKHSNDDNIVEIERHSGSSDSSHDSTNTSNKTKNLTLENDRIKSSNENVEKTTLDKTQDDHSKAAAVLNEEPTNYAATVSYRSVESDMSSNHSFQFPM
- the LOC123910869 gene encoding LRR receptor-like serine/threonine-protein kinase RPK2; the encoded protein is MFSSIKFISFTQFNFIIFFFSIFLFLASQYDAVSLYSDKLTLLRLKNSLSDPTGVLSSWSPSSGHCSWYGVHCDSSSRVVALNITGAGDGNRSSHPCSDFGMFPLYGFGIRRSCLGFKGSLFGKFPSLISELTELRVLSLPFNGLVGSIPQEIWSMEKLEVLDLEGNFISGYLPFHFQGLRKLRVLNLGFNKIVGVVPSVLSSLENLEVLNLASNDLNGSVPGFVGKFRGVYLSFNQFSGVIPEEIGENCGKLEHLDLSGNSLVEEIPKSLGNCIGLRTLLLYSNLLEEGIPAEFGNLKSLEVLDVSRNTLSGSIPHELGNCKELSVVVLSNLFDPVGDVGFVTLNDELNYFEGSMPEEVVSLPKLTILWAPMVNLEGSFPRSWGACGNLEMVNLAQNFFTGEFPNQLGFCKKLHFLDLSSNNLTGQLSEELHVPCMTVFDVSVNKLSGSVPDFSNNGCSPFPLWNGNQFNTDDVMTPYASYFSSKVRERTLFTSLGGVGLSVFHSFEQNNFTGIQSLPIARERMEEKSGYTLLVGENKLTGPFPTYLFQKCDGLDALLLNVSYNMLSGEIPSNISRICRSLKFLDASGNQISGPIPSTLGDSVSLVSLNLSSNRLQGQIPTRLGQMNHLKFLSLADNHLSGSIPTGLGNLYSLQVLDLSANSLTGEIPNFIENMRNLTDVLLNNNNLSGHIPAGLANVTTLSVFNVSFNNLSGYLPSNSSLIKCSSAVGNPFLSSCRGVYLTVPSANQQGQFDDNSSETAPATGKTDNGFSAIEIASITSATAIVSVLIALIVLFFFTRRWKPKSRVGGSAKREVTVFTDIGIPLTFENVVQATGNFNASNCIGSGGFGATYKAEISQGILVAVKRLSVGRFQGVQQFHAEIKTLGRLHHPNLVTLIGYHASETEMFLIYNYLPSGNLEKFIQERSTRAMDWKILHKIALDIARALSYLHDQCVPRVLHRDVKPSNILLDDDFNAYLSDFGLARLLGTSETHATTGVAGTFGYVAPEYAMTCRVSDKADVYSYGVVLLELLSDKKLLDPSFSSYGNGFNIVAWGCMLLREGRAKEFFAAGLWDAGPENDLVEVLHLAVVCTVDSLSTRPTMKQVVKRLKQLQPPSC